Proteins from one Muntiacus reevesi chromosome X, mMunRee1.1, whole genome shotgun sequence genomic window:
- the F8A3 gene encoding 40-kDa huntingtin-associated protein, which produces MAASAAGLGGGGAGPGPEPGDFLARYRQVSNKLKKRFLRKPNVAEAGEQFAQLGRELRAQECLPYAAWCQLAVARCQQALFHGPGEALALTEAARLFLRQERDARQRLACPAAAGEALQAAAAALGAAVRLHLELGQPAAAAALCLELAAALRDLGQPAAAAGHFQRAAQLQLPQLPLAALQALGHAASCQLLARDYSGALALFTRMQRLARELGGPPPQPPPSGPQPATPVALAPPLPPGAGPPATAAPAALGAFTDVLVRCEVSRVLLLLLLQPPPAKLLPEHAHTLEKYAWEAFDSHGQDSSGPLPEELFLLLQSLVMATHEKDTEAVKSLQVEMWPLLSAEQNHLLHLVLQETVSPSGQGI; this is translated from the coding sequence ATGGCGGCTTCTGCGGCCGGCttgggcggcggcggcgcgggcccAGGGCCTGAGCCGGGGGATTTCCTGGCGCGCTACCGCCAGGTATCCAACAAACTCAAGAAGCGGTTCCTGCGGAAGCCGAACGTGGCGGAGGCCGGCGAGCAGTTCGCCCAGCTTGGCCGCGAGCTGCGCGCCCAGGAGTGCCTGCCGTACGCGGCCTGGTGCCAGCTGGCGGTGGCGCGCTGCCAACAGGCGCTCTTCCACGGGCCCGGCGAGGCGCTGGCGCTGACCGAGGCCGCGCGCCTCTTTCTGCGGCAGGAGCGCGACGCGCGCCAACGCCTGGCCTGCCCCGCCGCTGCTGGGGAGGCCCTgcaggccgccgccgccgcgctggGCGCCGCCGTGCGCCTGCACCTGGAGCTCGGGCAGCCGGCCGCGGCCGCCGCGCTCTGCCTCGAGCTGGCGGCCGCCCTGCGCGACCTGGGCCAGCCGGCCGCTGCCGCCGGCCACTTCCAGCGCGCCGCGCAGCTGCAGCTGCCCCAGCTGCCCCTGGCGGCCCTGCAGGCCCTTGGCCACGCCGCGTCCTGCCAGCTGCTGGCGCGGGACTACAGCGGCGCGCTGGCGCTCTTCACGCGTATGCAGCGCCTGGCGCGGGAGCTCGGCGGCCCcccgccgcagccgccgccgtCTGGGCCGCAGCCCGCCACCCCCGTGGCCCTCGCCCCGCCGCTCCCACCTGGCGCTGGGCCGCCGGCTACCGCCGCCCCGGCCGCGCTGGGCGCCTTCACCGACGTGCTGGTCCGCTGCGAGGTGTCCCGcgtgctgcttctgctgctcctGCAGCCGCCGCCCGCCAAGCTCCTGCCGGAGCATGCACACACCCTGGAGAAGTACGCCTGGGAGGCCTTCGACAGCCATGGGCAGGACAGCAGCGGCCCGCTGCCCGAGGAGCTGTTCCTGCTGCTGCAGTCCTTGGTCATGGCCACGCACGAGAAGGACACGGAGGCCGTCAAGTCGCTGCAGGTGGAGATGTGGCCCCTGCTGAGCGCCGAGCAGAACCACCTCCTGCACCTCGTTCTGCAGGAAACCGTCTCGCCGTCGGGCCAGGGGATCTGA